NNNGTGCctggatatcctcctcaatctctgctgcagtctcaaccagctctacatgcgtagcataactccgccctctatagtgaactctcaaatcatcacgtagagccctcaaaaacctcctgatctgagcctNACACTCActgaatcccccggaacaccctgcgacttgccaacaccctcagctgtcacactctggtccttggtctcactaacctctgggactatgcccctaccacgaccacgtccgcgtccatgatcacgtccgcgtccacgaccacaaCCAGcaaccagcaacagcaccatctctagccatctgcactaccatgaacagaagactaagcaaacaatttctattataacacaggaACATAATCTCACagtggaatcacacagtcggctcgaagaggatgttctaggactccatgccacacacaattgactaactcacataatcaatcaagacatgcaatcccaaacatcacaacagaaacctagtgaatccaaacctagaaccgtaagggctctaataccaaaatgaaacgaccgacctttttttttttttttaataaataacaataataaatataatataataaatagaactacaactagtggtcccatacccactagccacctaaccacaatcacaaacatcagcggaaataacaacaccaacataatatccaataatactccaaaaaaaaccaataaccataatcatcaacaataatcaatccaaacaacaagaaacaaggaaccagcaacctagcaatgtttctaatgacccaactctagcaacctagcaatgccagacaacatccaatcgagtccctagaacatcctcctcttcatcgccttgattccacgatcacactttgcctttacctgcaccacaaacacaaattgagatgcatgagtatttgataaacactcagtgaggcaatcctcccatctactgggctatacacacaagcaacaatgattccaaagtttcaaacaagcatcaaacaaaacacacaaaccaggaaatcaaacatcgtctcgctggaagggaggtgtcgaccgacaccagccaagtgtcgaccgacactggccttggtgtcgactgacactaccccacagtgtcgatcgatgcccaatttgctggtgtcgaccgacaccaagtggtgtcgatcgacactccctctgcaactgcgatccgcgcgaagtcgagagtcgaatctcgctcccaattctcctccaaatcgtccaatactcgaaacccaagccttatacatccgtaggaacctgtatcaaccaatcccagcaagaaaaacacacaaacaagcaacaaacaagcaagaacaagggaataaaaggcttagattagccatggtcatgcactcacctctttgcaagaagattcagaccaatataaacgaatccaacactctcagcaaccttctaacacgttcCTAGCCCTGGGTCTTCAATCCTgcagcaagatctcaccaaaagcactttgaaatctcacaaactctctcaagaacttttaggaactgttttctctttttctttttctctcaagcggcgtaaaacaacaaaaacacgaccctaggtcattttctcccttttaaacctcggttcaatggtttccctaaaccaaaccggcaagaaatcgataattaaatcgaaccggtcgaaaccaaaacaaacagtgtcgatcgacacctcctgtggtgtcgatcgacacccccaccaatttaccaaaaattggtttgcgggtgttacaaatttaatcatgttttcttcatctatgatttttgttttatcttttgctatgtgtgagtagttcttcaattgggttttagggttccaaCTAGCAGATTcaatgaattgatgttttaattgttgtttgaagttcttaatccttaggttctttgattcacatgatcttaatgctaaaataggactgatcaccttgttttaTACTCTAAGTCTTTttatgcatcaaaagtgttcgatagaatgtCTGAATGAGTGTGAATTGAGCAACGTATTTCtaacctgcgaaagttgatgttaggacgcattgtgaacttaatgaacttgattgtaatgcaaatttggctaggaggttgcaaatgaaagtttagcaaactaatagtcaagtttagtttctaatgccttgaaagagggttagtctaTTTTTGggttcatgttctagaacggttCTTAATTATCGAATTCCATATTTCACTTTCTCATTAGTCATTGGTCTCTGAAATATCCTATGATCCAATGTTTTAATCTTATAAGCTAatcgattttatttctttacatttttatttacaaacttgaaaaccaaacaaaaacatttgtctgctttagctatttacaagtcttgcaaatctttagtgtaccattggtccttgtgTATTCTTGGGttgggattttttttataaaaacaaatcaatgatactaaaatatttatctCTTATATCTTCTACCTAACCATTGTACCCATTAAGaatgagagaaaataaaatacatatacgATCGAggagattagaaaataaaaaattacaagaaaataagattccaACCAAAATTTAACCATAACCGCAAATGctgcgtttgaaccagtcagacACAAAGTCGCTTGTTGTAGTTAACTGATAACTTAAAAACTTGTAGGCTTTGTTACATTTGGTTAaatgtttgaataaaaattgaaacttgaatttattgatttatttcagtacatttttgttattttcttataagtttttgaataaaaatttctaaaaagttGTAAACAAGTGGGccatatattttgttattttcttacaagtttcaaataaaaaaattgtaaactttGTAAACAAAGTGGGTATATATGAACAAGTTACTTTAGAAAATTGACTAGGGTTTGAGAATTTGATACAAAGAATAGGTTCACTTGACTATatacatgtgtatatatatatatatatttaattatctttggttaaaaaaaaagccGTTGGAATCTAGCTAGTTTTTTAGCAGTCCGAAATGGTACAAAGGGGTTTATATGATTGGTATTAACCGCTagcaaccacaaccacaaccactcACAAACGTTGTGTTTGCGAGTGATAGTGGAAAAACCAATCAACACCTAACCCGAGCATTGACCGGCTATACGATTATCtttctatgaattttttttagatactcATAAAAAAATTGGGTATGGTATATAATATCTAGCTGTCTTGGGTCAATTGAAGAAAATTGTGATTCCCATAAACTTTAATATCTTAGGgtcaaaatctatatataatagcaatccgaataaatgtcaccaaaagttgtgttttttcaatcgtaccttttggataattttctaaaaaaagtcTGCAGAAATTTTCAATTCTgcgttttatgaaaaaattacgATTATTCAttgtaactgtttttttttttgtaaagttgcaactatTCATTgaagagttgtgtttattcgaatattcatatcttttgaaatctatatatacttgtatgtttgaatgttttcattttttgtcatgacacaaaataatataatatattaatctcaacggttttacagctttataaattattattctctagcattcattcttttaaaaataaagaaattctTCCAATtcttaatttaacaaaagattcctggaatgatgaatctaatttacaacttttagttaattttaaatataaaactttaatgaaatatctagagttttttttccaagatgAATTAtttagtgagtttttggattcgACTTTTGAAtatgtaataaaaattatttctatttaaaagcatTTTAAATGGGTTTCATATATCGGAATTTGGATGTTGCATTAAGATTCCTACAAAGTCCAGATCTGAAAAGATATCCTCAAGCTATATGGCTATcttgtatatttttcatttttgttggaaGCTTTAATTATAGTAAACGCGAAATGAATCGTTCTGAATGGTATTTTTTCTAGATAAAACTTCAACTGTTTGAAGAAGAGCAATGATTTTGATTCGTCACTTCAATATAAAAGGAGAAATTTTtcgttaaatatttatttatatttgtttttaaaaaatcatacagttgtgtttgttcattgtaaagttgtgtcttttaccacaaaatatctatataatttatttattttgaaaaaaaatcatacggTTGACTCTGTTTTTTGTAGAGTTGTGCcttttacaataaaatttaagtaACAGCTGCAATCTTTTGTTGTACCTTTtctttaaataactttttagaaaagaatttgcgtctgttcattgtagagttgtgtcttttaccataaaaaatatcatatggTTTCTtctgttcattgtaaagttatattttttcacTGTATCTTATTTACAACTTTTTGTTCCAATAGTTATGTTTATCTAAatgtttatgtcttttgaaCATAACTTattaagataatttttaattttatttttagcatttattttcaaataattttgtaatatataattctaaattttaaatttaatttaacttattttgaaatatttcccCCGCGAGATGTCGcgggtctgagtcctagttataataacaataaatccaaaattacttttttcttttctttacatgCATGTTCATAGTTGACTTTCAAAATTTACCATGTAtgcattaattttatttagctACATATCAGATTTATGTCTATACATAAGCCACCtcataaacatacaaaaaaagagagagaaccaGGCAGGAAACAAATCTATAAAGAAACATGATTTTCTGTGGACAGGTCATCAAAATAGATGGTAACAAaagatttccttttttctttaattatatttgtttaataggTAGCAAACATTTCTGTCAAAAATTAGGTTCTGTTTGAGGTTGTCTTTCTCAATATTGTTTCTTTCCaatacttctctctctctttttctttctgttataACCTATTAAACTCTACATAAAACAGCAAAACTTAAATTGTTTCTCGTTTTTATAGAACTGTTTGGTAATTTTTATGTTCTTCGTATAAAACCCATTAAAAGTTTTTGAGAGTCCTATAAATTATTTGTTAGTAGGAGAGGAGGTTTCAGACCATAAACAAGAGAATCTtccgaaaaatcaaaaatgagttgtttctcttgtttctcttcaAAAGTTTCGGAAAATGAAGGTTCTTCGATGCCTGCTCCTTATAAGCAACCAAACTCACCTAGTAAGCTCTCGTCATTTTTCTTGGAAATGTGCAACGTTCgtttttgtctaatttttttaaaggaaattatgttatgtattttttttacagagaGAACAATAAAAGAAGTGGTGGCTAACAACGCAAACGTGCCATCAAACAATATGGGGGCACATATTTTCTCGTTCCGTGAGCTAGCCACGGCGACAAAGAATTTCAGACAAGAGTGCCTCATTGGTGAAGGCGGGTTCGGGAGGGTTTACAAAGGAAAGCTCGAGTCAGGACAGGTCGTGGCAGTGAAACAACTTGATAGAAATGGATTACAAGGACAAAGAGAGTTCTTGGTCGAGGTTTTGATGCTtagtcttcttcatcattcgaATCTTGTGAATCTTATCGGTTATTGCGCAGATGGAGACCAAAGACTTCTTGTTTACGAGTACATGCCTCTTGGATCCCTCGAAGATCATCTCCTAGGTACATCATCATCTCTCAATCAATATTTCAATAGTTTTTTAAgctaaccaaaaaataataataactagaaCCGGTTTTTGATGTTTAAACTAAAACAGATCTTGAGCCGGAACAAAAACCACTAGATTGGAACACTCGAATTAAGATTGCTTTAGGAGCGGCAAAAGGACTTGAGTATCTTCACGATGAGGCTGATCCTCCAGTGATTTACCGAGATCTTAAGTCGTCAAATATATTGCTTGACCAAGAATACATTGCGAGATTATCGGATTTCGGTTTAGCGAAGCTAGGTCCTGTTGGAGACACACTACATGTGTCTTCCAGAGTTATGGGAACTTATGGTTATTGTGCTCCTGAATACCAAAGAACCGGCCATCTTACAGTTAAGTCAGATGTCTATAGCTTTGGAGTTGTGTTGTTGGAACTTATATCCGGAAGACGAGTTATCGACACAATGAGACCTAGTCATG
The Camelina sativa cultivar DH55 chromosome 15, Cs, whole genome shotgun sequence DNA segment above includes these coding regions:
- the LOC104748550 gene encoding serine/threonine-protein kinase At3g07070-like → MSCFSCFSSKVSENEGSSMPAPYKQPNSPKRTIKEVVANNANVPSNNMGAHIFSFRELATATKNFRQECLIGEGGFGRVYKGKLESGQVVAVKQLDRNGLQGQREFLVEVLMLSLLHHSNLVNLIGYCADGDQRLLVYEYMPLGSLEDHLLDLEPEQKPLDWNTRIKIALGAAKGLEYLHDEADPPVIYRDLKSSNILLDQEYIARLSDFGLAKLGPVGDTLHVSSRVMGTYGYCAPEYQRTGHLTVKSDVYSFGVVLLELISGRRVIDTMRPSHEQNLVTWAQPIFRDPTRFSHLADPLLRGDYPEKSFNQAVAVAAMCLNEEPTVRPLMSDIVTALSFLGASSDFSTTGPNHLQPNRFREDNQDAPQWDSSPR